A single genomic interval of Mustela nigripes isolate SB6536 chromosome 7, MUSNIG.SB6536, whole genome shotgun sequence harbors:
- the LOC132022658 gene encoding putative ribosomal protein eL39-like 5: protein MFSHKTFKIKQFPAKKQKQNRPIPQWIQMKTGNKVRYNSKRQHQRRTKQGL, encoded by the coding sequence ATGTTTTCTCACAAGACTTTCAAGATCAAGCAATTCCCcgccaagaaacaaaagcagaatcgtCCCATTCCCCAGTGGATTCAGATGAAAACTGGCAATAAAGTCAGGTACAATTCCAAGAGGCAGCACCAGAGAAGAACCAAACAGGGTCTGTAA